In Cicer arietinum cultivar CDC Frontier isolate Library 1 chromosome 7, Cicar.CDCFrontier_v2.0, whole genome shotgun sequence, the genomic window AATTTGACCCCACAACAAGAAACATGTCTTCATTCCATCAATTAATCTATGTACATTCCATCTATCTTCCGCTGTCTTCCTTCTctgtttttccttttatttattttatttcattttatcttCCTTTTATTCCTCACCCCTTTTCCTTTTAGACTATTCTAATGGTGGGTGGTATGTTATAAATTTTCAGGACACAATAAACTATAGCTGGCAAGAGAAACAAAGACTGTTCCACCTGATATCTAAATAAACTTCAAACACATACTAACATAATTAGATAAATACTCCTTTTTTTAGGTAAAATACGATTATTTCATTTCTTCGTGAAATAGAGAAGCAATACAAGTAGAAAtaggattatttttttttaattttgatcttcagcatttttagttatatgctgagaaaactttaaaattatttgatcaCTTACTACTAATATCAACATTCTAACTAGACTATAAACAACTCAATTAATTTGCCTCCCAACAAAAGCGGTAATCAACATGAGAAGCTAAAATTGCACAAACATGCATTGTGCTACCATATTGCCTAACTCATTAACATAAATCCTCCCATCTTTAATAGCACCCACAATGACTTTACAATCTGATTCAAAGCACAATATAAGTGAGCCCCAGATTTTAACTATGGTAAACTtatctctaaaataaataattaataaaataagtactcataacattaaaaatatatatggcAATCTTTATAGGGTTTAATTACTAAGCATGTACTAAACCTTTACATATAcatctaattaaattatatatcatattatacTTTGTTATTAGATGTATATAAAtattggtttaaatatgttttactttttgttattaaatgtatataaatattggtttaaatataactttaatatatgtaaatatatcACTTTGGTTTTAATCTTTGCAACAAAAAGTATTGTTTTCAATTATTCTCTACAAATGTATACTTTTATTGTTGGTCATTTgctactttatttttaattaggccctacaatttttttgaatatttaaattgatCCATATAATGCGTAAAATACTCAATTTTAGTCCATCTAGATAAAGGCTAAAATGAATATTTgcataaaccaaaaaaaataaatatatatatatatataatgattaaaaacaaaatactaataattaaaagtaattagtgtatatttatagagatataaaacaaaacaaaaacttacGAGAtcaactaaaatatttaaaccataaatattttacaaatgaaatcgaactttaatttattaaagtttaaaaaggAAGTTTGTATTGAATAGGGTTGTGGTGTGGAAGCAATTAAAGAAAGTCCTTTGGATGGGGTCTGAACTCTGAATGGCAACTTGGCAACGCGTTTGATGAATTTTACAAATGATTTTTGTGTCATCCACTTAATGCCCAAACTAAAGTCCTCAGTCAGACTAAACAATTCATCTGtttataaaaagaaagagaaagaaaatcaCTAAGGGGAGCTATGTGCATTGGACAAAACAAAAGCATCTCTAACTACCTAATCATTAGTATTCATAAAGTAAGTGTGTCTCTGGCAGATAGTATATATCGTTACCTTATTATAAGCATTAGTAATATTTCAGACCATGCACcttgtatttttatataataggCTCATCAACTTTTTGAAAGAAGAAGCTTTGCTTTTTGGTGTCTCAAAAGCGGTTGACTTCACTGCTGTCTCATAATTATACTATGAAACTTTTTCTGTAGTAACCTCTGCTTGCAGGTTGTTTATCTTCATTAAGAAAATAACACACAAATAAGACATggtaaaaaatagtaaaatacaaTGAGATTGTATGTGCTTGAATTCTCAGGTgagataaaaattattaaaataagtaCCGTGTCctattcatatattttatatataatacagtttttatcaaaatatatatatatatatgtggcTCAAATGCATCAACATGTTTTGCGTGAAATATGAATTCaataataagagtttaattttgtaATTCTAAGAGATGAAATTCAAATGTTATTGAAAATGAAttgttgtaaaataattattatataatatatttggtTATACGTCAGGAGGATTAAAATTGGTGTTGAAGGTGTAAAATTGATAAGTTTAAACATTATagaatgaaattaatttttactcaataatttattgtaatttGAAGTTATGGTTAGATTTCAAAtgtaatatcaataaaaaaataatttataataatccctcaatttaaaattaaaaaaaaaaaacaaaaaaaaaacatgaatacTTGGATGATGTTGCCGATACCTAATTAATGCAAATTGTTTGTTTTGACAAAGAAAGGACGTAGATTCTTCAATCACAAATATAAATGAGGGAGCAAGGGCAACATCAGGCATgagacattattattattttgtcaaGACACTACAAATTCATACTATATGAGTTTGATaaatttagtttaatatttAGAAGAATATTAAGTGAAAAAAATGTGTGTTTATCTGATTATttaacaactatatatataactattaataaattaatttcccATAAATGCAAGTGAAATAATAAAAGGCTGTGAGAATATTAGATGTGTTAAAGTATAGATGcaaaccaaaaaaatatttcataaaataatttttaataggtGCAATTTGAACGTCTAAtctcaaattaataataataataataaaattaactactACATATAATTTCATCATAATACAATGACAAAAAATTCGGATCTAAATTAAAACCTACAGTACCTCTTGTTAACCGacaatatattcaataaaatcCTTTAACAAAAGAACTTATGAAAAGTCACAGTCATAGTATTTTCAATTGTGGGACAAAAACATTTAAAAGACCATGATCAGAGAGAGAGAAGTAACTGGAATACAAATTTAGTGCCTGTATACAAAGTAGTACTTAATTGTTGGGTGTGAATGTACTTTGTACACAACGCATGTTACCTTGTCCCTAATAATTATTACTGTATGTGATGTGACTTATGAATATAGCAATGAAAAATGTGGGCATCGTGTAACAGAAAGAGAACACCCCCCCTAGAAGAGGGGCCAATGAGTCAATTTTCAGAGTCTCAAATTTCATCGCATCTTAATCACTTAATCCAAATGAAGGGCAAAAAGTAGTCGTCAAGTCTATTTCAAGTTTCTTCAAGTAGTAATATGAGTCTCCACACTATGGACCAAATTTGTGACCAATTCCAATTCCTACTCTCTTGTTATAACCAAACACCCGCATCGTAGAAATTCCAAAATTGAAGCAATCAATGCAACTGCATATGCTTATATCACCCCAAAAAATGTTTTCTAGTTATCCATATTCGCATATTGATTTTACTAGCGgctaatatttgatttaaatattaaattaaatatatcaacttaattttagttacaTTTGATAAGAGATTagtatatttattcaaaaatagtcAAACTTATTAAAGTCAAACAATACATCCGTTTCACTTTCAAAGGTAAAATAAAACATGACACATTTTTCCTTGTACAAAACAAGAACAACAACTTACATTACATTGCCCACAATTTCAATTCCCATATTCATTACAAAAGACAGGACAGGACAAGAGTCTGCCTGCAACGctcaattcaataaattaaaaatcgaACTACCAAGCATCAACTCAACATCCATCCAACTCAATCTtgctaaaatctaaattaacaaatgtttatctaattaaaatactaataatcaaaattattaacttttcacaatagtttttcttcttcaaagtaTACATCATGGAAATATGCTGAAGAAAAAGATTTATGTCGATTTGGTAACATGCACGAGTTTTGTAGATTCACGTCAAATTGAATGTGTGTGGTGTTTGAGTCACAGCAAATACGATATTAATACATGTAATTATATtcgatcatttttttttttaaaaatgttaccCGTATCAATGTTATTTTCCGTATTTGTCCTTTATAAGTTTGGAGTCTGATGCAAAAACCAAACAAATGCTATAGATCAAAGATGAATAACTCTCTCCTTGTGAAAGTTAGTTATTTATTACTCCTAATGATATTACAGCTAGAAATAAAATAggaaaatgttattattatctatttatagaatagaatataggaagaaagaaaaaaaagaaaatattaataagaagaagaatattGATGGTTTTCTTTTTGGGGAGAATGAAAGCTAGCACTAGCAAGCATAGAAATCGACGAGTTCATCGAGTGATTCCGGTTGAGGATCAGCATTTTCAAGCATCCAAAGCAAATGCTCGAAAAGTACAACCTCACATGCGACGACATTGACGGCGTCGTTTTGTTGTTCTGTTTCTCGTGACCTTTCGACGAGTTCGCGGAAAACGGGATGATCAACGACGTCGGAGGTGACTCTGTATAGACGGCGGGATTTTCCTACGTAGACGGTGTGGAGGTCCGATCTGGAGGAGGAGTCTTCGTCAGCGACGGCGCTGATGCTGTGGCGGCTCTGTTTTCCGTTTCCGAATGAGTTCCATTTTTTGAGTGCTGATTTTAGCTTCATTAATTTTCCACCTTTTGCCATGTTTGATTGATTGATTAattaatgaagatgaaaatgagagagatagagagagagagaaagtgtGAGAGGGACGAGGGAGGAAGCTTCATATATATAAAGGGTGGGGAGGGGTAAAATGGTCACACCAAGTAAAAGTTTTTGTATTAGCCTAATAAGTATTAAGGGGGCCTATATGGTGGGACCCGCCGCCTATGTCTATTCTACCAAGTTCTTCCCTCCCAAATAAAATGATTTGATCTATATTTGATggataaacataaaaaaaagtaaaaaaatgtgttttttagcTTGAATTTGTTGAAGTCACAACTCTCAAATATggaaatatttatcatattagttttttaattttttatatagttctttcaaaatctttttattattaaaaactataatataatatattaattaaatatataattaattattgtctATTTCACATCAATGTCGTAAAATTAACGtgtaagttaatttttttttatctcatatACAAAAATTACGTGGAAtcaacataaataagttagaaaaTTTGTGTCAATTATAATCTTAAGTGGTTAAAGTATACATAATAATTATGtcgattaatattttataattttaaaatatatttattaatttataaaatttaaaagttaatttaatggagatttatgattttgaaaatcaattttattattaattgattttgtatgaCAAGATAAGAGAcatcaaattatatttcaatcCAATATTTCATTAGCCACAACATGTGATAATTCGTGTCACTTTATTTctctaattaaaattttattctcgATGGAGGCTCCGctgcaacaaaatatgaattaaaaaatgttatttacctttacaaaatataattcataaaaatgaaatttaatagcatataaatatataaaatattaatttgaatgaatataactattaatatataattaaatttgataaactatttataattttttatcacattagtaattttgttattttatataatccacaaaagaaaaaatccaagtaaatacatttaaaatttcaataaaacaTTTATCACgcatatttttatcataaaatagaCCATTTTGAATTGTTTGGTGGTCCGTGCGAAACAACcaagattttataaaattatgatttgttGTCTCTATTATATCCTTACTATCAAATGGACCATTAAAGATCGGTTAATTGTGATAATAAGATAGATAATGTATTGGACAAACTATCATATATTGTctcaattcaatattttatgaGTTAGTAGAAGATCATAAATTAATCTCAATGTTTTATTCCATCTTGTATCTCTAGTTAAATTCTTAATATATGGTGTAGGCCGAGTTAAAATCAAGTACCACATGATAagaatatgttttttatttaatttataaaatataatttaaaatataaaaattaaactctaataaaatataatatatgttcaattaaatatacataattcatttaaaaaaaataaagtgtaatttcatcacaaatttaaaattttaattattatactataataaataaaaactgggtgaattaaaaatatttcaaattgaaaagtaaattattatgaaaaaaatgaaaaagtgtaaaaatcaatttataatatcataataagttgttacttttattatttaaatatattattattaaaaaatataaaaataaatttaatataaataactttattatttaaatataacatattatcatttattttatctaaaagatATAACCAATTAATATACATTATTTAGTTTCTTATCAAGTGtacatcaaaacaaaaataggaTAAAATTTTATCACATTAATGTTTTAACACATTTTTAAACATTCGTTGATGTAacaattacattattttttcaaagactttctttttttttactcttaacTAATGTTTTAAGGTaggaataaaaaaatactactcCCCTTTCCACAATAATCAACCTATTTGTGGAATATTTTTTTGTCCAAAATGAATACTATTtcactttttaatatatttattttttagttgtacGTTTTAATTGATACTTTTTACGTTATTTTCAATACGATACattttactatatatttataacaACTCTTTCATTTATTCACCTTTTTTAACATGTgtgaatttattaaataattcaattattatagGACTAATGACATATTAATTTTGTGTTGCTAAGAACGactttaaaacttttgaaattttggatttaCAAATTTCAGGACACTATTTATATAATTGGTTCTTTAATATGCGCGTGACATTTGTTAGCATTTTCGGACTCATTATTCAAGAAACTCCTTGGACAATTTCATTCATATTGCAAATGCAACTTAGGAAACAAACGAATCTTTCTCTAGGACAAAACATTACGACTCCCAAACTATAGGTGTTCTTACATTTGTTTAgcttgaattttaattttgtcttcctatactttttttttctttcttatttattttattaataaaatt contains:
- the LOC101493674 gene encoding auxin-responsive protein SAUR78-like: MAKGGKLMKLKSALKKWNSFGNGKQSRHSISAVADEDSSSRSDLHTVYVGKSRRLYRVTSDVVDHPVFRELVERSRETEQQNDAVNVVACEVVLFEHLLWMLENADPQPESLDELVDFYAC